The Zingiber officinale cultivar Zhangliang chromosome 9A, Zo_v1.1, whole genome shotgun sequence genome window below encodes:
- the LOC122020540 gene encoding uncharacterized protein LOC122020540: MKYGEITHSSHPQHKLRFEYAEVPFKCDGCKEVGIGSRFKCGICDYDLHRQCALPSVAPLRHQFYPKCAFQFLAQPPGDGPRYCNACERDVAGFVLHCYSCGFDLHPCCAALPPVIEAAASGGSGSSRGVRLYLYKKVSAECHRCGRKGRSWSYRSSCKKYNLHVACVMEMLVESWHEIYYGGGAKRGLMGVGGGGYGRIPSIKGWEKSHHRGKGKMKRCCEVAALAVQFIISAVLGDPTAMIAGIVGSFLSK; the protein is encoded by the coding sequence ATGAAGTATGGGGAGATCACTCACTCCAGCCACCCACAGCACAAGCTGCGGTTTGAGTATGCAGAGGTGCCGTTCAAGTGCGACGGCTGCAAGGAAGTGGGCATCGGATCCCGCTTCAAGTGCGGCATCTGCGACTACGACCTCCACCGGCAGTGTGCGCTGCCGTCGGTGGCGCCGCTCCGCCACCAATTCTACCCGAAGTGCGCCTTCCAGTTTCTGGCGCAGCCACCAGGCGACGGCCCGCGCTACTGCAACGCCTGCGAGCGCGACGTAGCTGGATTCGTCCTCCACTGCTACTCCTGCGGCTTCGACCTCCACCCCTGCTGCGCCGCCTTGCCCCCTGTCATCGAGGCCGCTGCCTCGGGCGGAAGCGGCAGCAGCAGAGGGGTGCGGCTCTACCTCTACAAGAAGGTGAGCGCGGAATGCCACCGCTGCGGGCGGAAAGGGCGGAGCTGGAGCTACCGGAGTTCGTGCAAGAAGTACAACCTGCACGTGGCGTGCGTGATGGAGATGCTGGTAGAGAGCTGGCACGAGATCTACTACGGCGGGGGCGCGAAGCGAGGATTGATGGGCGTGGGCGGCGGAGGGTACGGCAGGATCCCAAGCATCAAGGGATGGGAGAAGAGCCACCATCGAGGGAAGGGGAAGATGAAGCGGTGCTGCGAGGTGGCGGCGCTGGCGGTGCAGTTCATCATATCGGCGGTGCTGGGGGATCCAACGGCGATGATCGCCGGCATCGTGGGATCCTTCCTCTCCAAATGA